GCCCTGCAAAATGCTGGCGCCAGCTTACGAAGAGCTTTCAAAAAAAATGGCGATGCTGAAGTTCTGCAAGCTAAATGTTGATAGTGCTTCAGACATTTCCGAAGAATATGGCGTAAGAGGTATTCCGTGCATTGTTGTTTTCAAATCAGGCAGGGAAATCGGAAGGATTGTCGGAAATATAAATAAAAACGAGCTTGAAAACAAGATTAAAGGGATTATAGGAGAAAAATAGGCATTTCCGACATGTTGAAATTCAGCATCATCAACTAAAATAATCTTCATAGCAGAAACTTTTATTCTTTCCTTCAAATGTGCAGCTGCCTTTT
This Candidatus Woesearchaeota archaeon DNA region includes the following protein-coding sequences:
- the trxA gene encoding thioredoxin, coding for MMAVIELNKDNFKEEILDSDKVVLVDFWAEWCMPCKMLAPAYEELSKKMAMLKFCKLNVDSASDISEEYGVRGIPCIVVFKSGREIGRIVGNINKNELENKIKGIIGEK